The following coding sequences are from one Leptolyngbya sp. NIES-3755 window:
- a CDS encoding hypothetical protein (hypothetical protein MicvaDRAFT_1873;~similar to AA sequence:cyanobase_aa:LBDG_40920) has translation MATSRGNPSSRRTNNRRTAAKVTETPESATPTTTEPTAEESTAEAPISEVPTQEAPTSEASEPEVAHAPEPLPVLKAKQPDPVSEPDPPTVSTESTPEESPMSHSEVIEATATPAEGEGNAIEIRSDVPSLSIWNRPVMPSDVEFVGSITSSGERPIEASHLAVFGTILNGRPILASDLKVAEMLPGNRPIFYSDFHPVSALTLAGDRPVMASASGLMNAEKLPGDRPIFTNDIDDPATLMGFID, from the coding sequence ATGGCAACCAGCCGTGGAAATCCGTCCAGTCGTAGGACAAATAATCGGCGCACTGCTGCCAAGGTGACAGAAACACCAGAGAGCGCAACTCCAACAACGACAGAACCCACAGCGGAAGAATCTACAGCGGAAGCTCCGATTTCTGAAGTTCCGACTCAAGAAGCTCCAACTTCAGAAGCCAGCGAACCCGAAGTTGCTCATGCACCTGAACCGCTGCCTGTTTTAAAGGCGAAACAGCCTGATCCCGTTTCAGAACCTGACCCTCCCACCGTATCCACAGAATCAACCCCAGAGGAATCTCCTATGAGTCATTCAGAAGTGATCGAAGCAACGGCAACTCCCGCAGAAGGTGAAGGAAACGCGATCGAGATCCGTAGCGATGTTCCAAGCCTCTCGATCTGGAATCGTCCAGTGATGCCGAGTGACGTGGAATTTGTTGGCTCAATCACGTCATCCGGTGAGCGCCCGATCGAAGCCAGTCATCTCGCAGTCTTCGGAACTATTCTCAACGGTCGTCCGATCCTGGCAAGCGATTTGAAAGTCGCGGAAATGCTGCCTGGAAATCGTCCCATCTTCTACAGCGATTTTCACCCCGTTTCGGCTTTGACTCTGGCAGGCGATCGACCAGTGATGGCAAGTGCATCCGGGTTGATGAATGCTGAGAAATTACCGGGCGATCGACCAATTTTCACGAACGATATCGATGATCCTGCAACCTTGATGGGCTTCATCGACTAG
- a CDS encoding phosphoribulokinase (similar to AA sequence:cyanobase_aa:LBDG_40940), protein MTSKPDRVVLIGVAGDSGCGKSTFLRRITDLFGEDFVTVICLDDYHSLDRKQRKETGITALNPKANNFDLMYEQIKALKSGETIDKPIYNHETGMIDPPEKVEPNHIIVIEGLHPLYDQRVRDLIDFSVYLDISDEVKIAWKIQRDMAERGHSYEDVLAQINSRKPDFDAYIDPQKEFADVVIQVLPTQLIKDDKERKVLRVQMIQRDGIEGYDPVYLFDEGSTIDWTPCGRKLTCSYPGIRMHYGPDVYYKHGVSVLEVDGQFDKLEEVIYIEQHLSKTSAKYNGEVTELLLQHREYPGSSNGTGLFQVLTGLKMRATYERLTNKAGATKVPANV, encoded by the coding sequence ATGACCAGTAAGCCAGACCGCGTGGTTCTGATTGGCGTTGCCGGAGACTCCGGATGCGGAAAATCCACGTTTCTGCGCCGAATCACAGATCTGTTTGGGGAAGATTTCGTCACCGTGATCTGCCTGGATGATTACCACAGTCTGGATCGGAAACAGCGCAAAGAAACGGGCATCACCGCACTCAATCCGAAGGCGAATAATTTCGACCTGATGTATGAGCAAATCAAAGCGCTCAAGAGCGGAGAAACGATCGATAAGCCGATCTACAACCACGAAACCGGAATGATCGATCCGCCCGAAAAGGTGGAACCAAATCACATCATCGTGATCGAAGGCTTGCATCCGCTCTATGACCAGCGTGTACGCGATTTGATCGATTTCAGCGTTTATCTCGACATCAGCGATGAAGTCAAGATCGCCTGGAAGATTCAGCGTGACATGGCAGAACGTGGTCACAGCTACGAAGATGTCTTGGCGCAAATCAATTCGCGTAAACCGGACTTTGATGCGTACATCGATCCGCAAAAAGAGTTTGCAGATGTGGTGATCCAAGTGCTGCCGACGCAGTTGATCAAGGACGATAAAGAGCGGAAAGTGCTGCGTGTTCAAATGATTCAGCGCGATGGCATCGAAGGCTACGATCCGGTTTACCTGTTTGACGAAGGTTCTACGATCGATTGGACTCCTTGCGGTCGTAAGTTGACCTGTTCGTATCCGGGAATCAGAATGCACTATGGACCGGATGTGTACTACAAACACGGTGTTTCGGTACTCGAAGTGGATGGACAATTCGACAAGCTCGAAGAAGTGATCTACATTGAGCAGCACTTGAGCAAGACTTCAGCGAAATATAACGGTGAAGTGACTGAATTGTTGCTGCAACACCGCGAGTATCCAGGTTCTAGCAATGGAACGGGCTTGTTCCAAGTGTTGACCGGTCTGAAGATGCGGGCAACTTATGAGCGCTTGACCAATAAAGCGGGTGCAACTAAGGTTCCTGCAAACGTCTAG
- a CDS encoding ferredoxin-NADP+ oxidoreductase (similar to AA sequence:cyanobase_aa:LBDG_40950) produces MYYSSASGAANTPSGSRVFRYEVVGLRQNESTDQQTYPIRQSGSTFINVPYNRMNEFMQRITRLGGKIVSIQPLEANGNGSGNVTVEQKAPAVKQDNATANPPESKPMTQAKVKKHADVLVNIYKPNNPLVGKCVSNDELVGEGGIGTVRHIKFDISGSDLTYVEGQSIGIIPPGTDKNGKPEKLRLYSIASTRHGDDVDDKTVSLCVRQLEYKHPETGETVYGVCSTYLCHLEPGADVKITGPTGKEMLLPEETDRNVIMMATGTGIAPMRAYLWRQFKDNEKAANPEYQFKGFSWLIFGIPTSPNILYKEELEEIQSKYPENFRLTYAISREQKNKDGGRMYIQDRVAEYAADLYKMMKDEKTHTYICGLKGMEDGIDAALGAEAAKEGVEWKEFRSAMKKAGRWHVETY; encoded by the coding sequence ATGTATTATTCCAGCGCGTCGGGTGCTGCGAACACCCCATCTGGGAGCCGCGTCTTCCGGTATGAAGTGGTCGGATTGCGCCAAAACGAATCAACCGATCAACAGACTTACCCGATTCGGCAAAGTGGCAGCACGTTTATCAATGTCCCCTACAACCGCATGAATGAGTTCATGCAGCGAATTACTCGCTTGGGTGGCAAAATTGTCAGCATTCAGCCTTTAGAGGCAAACGGCAATGGGTCTGGAAACGTTACTGTTGAACAGAAAGCGCCTGCGGTGAAGCAGGACAATGCTACTGCGAACCCACCAGAATCTAAGCCCATGACACAAGCTAAGGTTAAAAAACACGCAGACGTTCTAGTGAACATCTACAAGCCGAACAATCCTTTAGTTGGAAAGTGCGTTTCCAATGATGAATTGGTCGGTGAAGGTGGAATCGGAACCGTTCGACACATCAAATTTGATATTTCTGGCAGCGATCTGACTTATGTAGAAGGTCAAAGTATCGGCATTATTCCTCCGGGAACTGACAAGAATGGGAAGCCAGAGAAATTGCGGCTTTATTCGATCGCATCGACTCGTCACGGCGATGATGTGGATGATAAAACAGTCTCGCTCTGTGTTCGTCAGCTAGAGTACAAACATCCCGAAACGGGTGAAACGGTTTACGGTGTTTGCTCGACCTATCTGTGCCATTTGGAACCGGGTGCAGATGTGAAAATCACGGGTCCGACCGGAAAAGAAATGCTCTTACCGGAAGAGACCGATCGAAACGTGATCATGATGGCAACCGGAACCGGAATTGCTCCGATGCGGGCTTACCTGTGGAGACAGTTCAAGGACAACGAGAAAGCAGCGAACCCTGAATATCAGTTCAAAGGCTTCTCCTGGTTGATCTTCGGAATTCCGACTTCTCCAAATATTCTCTACAAGGAAGAACTTGAAGAGATTCAAAGCAAGTATCCGGAGAACTTCCGTCTCACGTATGCGATTAGCCGTGAGCAGAAGAATAAGGATGGCGGCAGAATGTACATTCAAGACCGTGTCGCGGAATATGCGGCTGACTTGTACAAGATGATGAAGGATGAGAAGACTCACACCTACATTTGCGGTCTGAAAGGGATGGAAGACGGCATTGACGCGGCTCTCGGTGCAGAAGCGGCGAAAGAAGGTGTGGAATGGAAAGAGTTCCGTAGTGCAATGAAAAAAGCGGGTCGCTGGCACGTTGAAACCTACTAA
- a CDS encoding hypothetical protein (similar to AA sequence:cyanobase_aa:Npun_R5419), whose product MTLAIDASALSLNDVHRMLNLQRRIERFIDRPLSLEPLTESEQQTLEKLRTSFEVYFDEGKILEGQIQYLFLSPLMWLAGFHTPRIKTSLEVGIASIEVEDEDTLIKGRMDILAAKRMQNQQEVNVFWVLIVEAKNSSLEPSEGLPQLLTYAYTGLEQQQSVWGLTTNGLNYQFVRIEQGDPPTYTVFPPLNMLYLDQAEQLLQVMKAICNETRSLPIEP is encoded by the coding sequence ATGACGTTAGCGATCGATGCCAGTGCTTTGTCGTTGAATGATGTTCACCGGATGCTGAATTTGCAGCGGCGGATTGAGCGGTTTATCGATCGACCTCTCTCATTAGAACCTTTAACTGAATCAGAACAGCAAACGTTAGAAAAGCTGAGAACAAGTTTTGAAGTTTACTTTGACGAGGGCAAGATTCTTGAAGGGCAGATTCAGTACTTGTTTCTCTCTCCGCTGATGTGGCTTGCTGGTTTTCATACTCCAAGAATTAAGACCAGCTTGGAGGTTGGAATCGCCAGCATTGAAGTCGAGGACGAGGATACGCTAATCAAGGGGCGGATGGATATTCTTGCTGCGAAACGAATGCAAAATCAGCAAGAAGTCAATGTGTTTTGGGTGCTGATTGTGGAGGCGAAAAATAGTAGCCTTGAACCTTCAGAGGGTCTACCGCAGCTTTTGACTTATGCCTATACAGGATTGGAGCAACAGCAATCAGTTTGGGGATTGACGACGAATGGATTGAATTATCAATTTGTGCGGATTGAGCAGGGCGATCCACCGACTTACACTGTATTTCCACCTTTGAACATGCTTTATCTCGATCAAGCCGAACAATTGTTACAGGTGATGAAAGCGATTTGTAATGAAACGCGATCGCTCCCAATTGAACCGTAA
- a CDS encoding hypothetical protein (similar to AA sequence:cyanobase_aa:Ava_1336) produces METFIFEQCEFVGKIRWRLRVVMADRKMTNKTLAQIMTMNPVSISKLKNADDMPAIGGETLAKLCDALNCTPADLIQYVPDVEE; encoded by the coding sequence TTGGAAACCTTCATTTTTGAGCAATGTGAATTTGTGGGAAAGATTCGTTGGCGATTACGGGTGGTCATGGCAGATCGAAAAATGACCAATAAGACACTGGCTCAAATCATGACTATGAACCCGGTGAGTATCTCAAAGTTGAAGAATGCGGATGATATGCCAGCGATCGGCGGTGAAACACTTGCAAAACTTTGTGATGCGCTGAATTGCACACCTGCGGACTTGATTCAATATGTACCGGATGTTGAGGAATGA
- a CDS encoding hypothetical protein (similar to AA sequence:cyanobase_aa:Aazo_3473) has translation MPYNAEFDDSAADNRVRSYQERFLTNWAIVCLLPDMQRVIVGRFRTRTDADGHLRVLRQMMPRREFIVMFDRQINE, from the coding sequence ATGCCATACAACGCTGAGTTTGATGATTCTGCGGCGGATAATCGTGTGCGATCGTATCAAGAGCGTTTTTTAACGAATTGGGCGATCGTTTGTCTTCTCCCTGATATGCAGCGCGTGATTGTTGGACGATTTCGCACTCGCACCGATGCCGATGGTCATTTACGAGTATTGCGCCAGATGATGCCGAGGCGGGAATTTATTGTAATGTTCGATCGTCAAATAAATGAGTAA
- a CDS encoding hypothetical protein (similar to AA sequence:cyanobase_aa:PCC7424_3745) has translation MTTRLEVQTAIQQLPEDEIRDLAKWIQDYLDERWDRQIESDFATGKLDRLIAKAESDIATGKVRDLDEVLRDG, from the coding sequence ATGACGACTCGATTAGAAGTTCAAACTGCAATTCAGCAATTACCAGAAGATGAAATTCGCGACCTTGCGAAGTGGATTCAGGATTATCTTGATGAACGGTGGGATCGACAGATTGAGAGCGATTTCGCCACGGGAAAGCTCGATCGGTTAATTGCAAAAGCCGAGTCGGATATTGCAACAGGCAAAGTGAGGGATCTAGATGAAGTCCTTCGCGACGGCTGA
- a CDS encoding hypothetical protein (similar to AA sequence:cyanobase_aa:PCC7424_3744) gives MKSFATADFWQAYAELSPDMKIQARKAYKLWKEDSLHPSLHFKKVGKKLWSARVSGAYRALA, from the coding sequence ATGAAGTCCTTCGCGACGGCTGATTTTTGGCAAGCCTATGCTGAATTGTCACCCGATATGAAAATACAGGCACGAAAAGCCTACAAGCTTTGGAAGGAGGATTCTCTGCATCCTTCTCTGCACTTCAAGAAAGTCGGCAAAAAACTCTGGTCTGCTCGTGTTAGCGGTGCATATCGAGCATTGGCTTGA
- a CDS encoding delta 15 desaturase (similar to AA sequence:cyanobase_aa:LBDG_51340), which yields MQVYPNPSSSPVADVYIREDLPFTLKDVRSAIPDRCFEPSTARSLFYFFLDISIIAGLIAIAAYLDSWLFFPIFWFAQGTMFWALFVVGHDCGHGSFSKHKWLNNLIGHLSHSPILVPFHGWRISHRTHHANTGNIDTDESWYPVTEAQYAGMGFLEKLMRFYLPLIAYPLYLFRRSPGKQGSHFMPSSPLFKPSERNDIIVSTVCWLAMIGFLAALTVSFGFLFLLKYYLGGYVVFVIWLDLVTFLHHTEDDIPWYRGEDWYFLKGALSTIDRDYGIFNPIHHDIGTHVAHHIFSNMPHYRLREATEAIKPVLGGYYRKSSEPIWKSFFKSYFACHFVADKGSKIYYQSPHVR from the coding sequence GTGCAAGTTTACCCGAACCCGTCTAGCTCCCCGGTTGCAGACGTTTATATCCGTGAGGATCTACCCTTTACGCTCAAAGATGTTCGATCAGCAATTCCCGATCGCTGTTTTGAACCGTCCACTGCTCGATCGCTCTTTTATTTCTTCCTGGATATCAGCATCATTGCAGGACTGATCGCGATCGCGGCTTATCTCGATTCCTGGTTGTTTTTTCCGATTTTCTGGTTTGCTCAGGGCACAATGTTCTGGGCATTATTTGTGGTTGGACATGACTGCGGACATGGTTCGTTTTCCAAACACAAATGGTTGAATAATTTGATTGGTCATTTGTCGCATTCTCCGATTCTGGTTCCGTTTCATGGTTGGAGAATTAGCCATCGGACACACCACGCCAACACAGGCAATATTGATACAGATGAAAGCTGGTATCCGGTGACAGAAGCGCAGTATGCAGGAATGGGATTTTTGGAAAAGCTGATGCGGTTCTATTTGCCGCTGATTGCTTATCCACTGTATCTGTTTCGTCGATCGCCCGGTAAACAAGGCTCTCACTTTATGCCGAGTAGCCCCTTGTTTAAGCCATCTGAGCGCAATGACATCATTGTAAGTACCGTTTGCTGGTTAGCAATGATTGGATTTCTTGCAGCATTAACAGTCTCATTCGGATTTCTGTTTTTGCTCAAGTACTATCTCGGTGGTTATGTTGTATTCGTAATTTGGTTAGATTTGGTCACGTTCTTGCACCATACCGAAGATGACATTCCTTGGTATCGCGGTGAAGATTGGTACTTCTTGAAAGGAGCACTGTCTACTATCGATCGAGATTACGGTATCTTCAATCCGATTCACCACGACATTGGAACTCACGTTGCACATCACATTTTCTCGAACATGCCGCACTATCGTTTGAGAGAAGCGACAGAAGCGATTAAGCCCGTGTTGGGCGGTTACTATCGGAAGTCGAGTGAGCCGATCTGGAAGAGCTTCTTTAAGTCCTATTTCGCTTGTCATTTTGTGGCAGACAAGGGATCAAAGATTTACTATCAATCGCCTCACGTTCGTTAA
- a CDS encoding dihydropteroate synthase (similar to AA sequence:cyanobase_aa:LBDG_51350) has translation MFKVVTREVDREFDRWIDALEFAKSLMPQCKWFQDVRIFEKGNLVWVYSRSHKFPQFVGAGVYDRLAKRFLLETAVEEGLIEMNEEPTEE, from the coding sequence GTGTTTAAGGTTGTAACTCGTGAGGTCGATCGAGAATTCGATCGCTGGATTGATGCCCTCGAATTTGCGAAGTCCCTCATGCCTCAGTGCAAATGGTTTCAGGATGTGCGGATTTTCGAGAAAGGGAATCTAGTTTGGGTTTATAGTCGATCGCATAAATTTCCACAGTTTGTGGGTGCGGGAGTCTACGATCGACTTGCGAAACGTTTCTTGCTCGAAACAGCCGTAGAAGAAGGCTTAATCGAGATGAACGAGGAACCCACAGAAGAATGA
- a CDS encoding hypothetical protein (similar to AA sequence:cyanobase_aa:LBDG_51360): MTDWIPQLTQDGSYTFFSEEFGEAFHSYQGAKTEAFQKFSDAIDLEQRAKQSEIKLLDVCYGLGYNTAAAIEVIRKVNPICNIEIYGLELDPTVPIGAAPLLQHWSTDVQIVLESLAKQHFYQDDHLKAQLLIGDARQTIQQLNQFQADAIFFDPFSPRRCPQLWTIEFFQLVAQCLAPDGKLATYSRSASVRTALIEAGLKIGTIPLGELHLPHDWAQGTIATWNSETLHPLSQMEQEHLNTRAAIPYRDRTLHDSAEEILKRHEQEQRSSKVESTSSWRRRWNIK, translated from the coding sequence ATGACAGATTGGATTCCACAATTGACTCAGGATGGGTCTTATACGTTTTTTTCTGAAGAATTTGGAGAAGCATTCCACAGCTATCAAGGCGCGAAAACAGAAGCCTTTCAGAAATTTTCTGATGCGATCGACCTAGAGCAAAGAGCAAAACAATCTGAAATCAAATTACTAGATGTTTGCTATGGATTGGGATATAACACCGCAGCAGCGATCGAGGTGATCCGAAAAGTCAATCCAATCTGCAACATTGAAATCTATGGTTTAGAGCTTGATCCAACCGTTCCAATTGGAGCCGCACCACTTCTACAACATTGGTCAACTGATGTTCAAATAGTTCTAGAATCACTCGCGAAACAGCATTTCTATCAAGATGATCATCTCAAAGCACAACTATTGATCGGAGATGCAAGACAAACCATCCAACAGTTGAATCAATTTCAAGCAGACGCTATCTTTTTCGATCCATTCTCACCGCGTCGTTGTCCTCAGCTTTGGACGATAGAATTTTTTCAATTAGTTGCTCAATGTCTTGCACCGGATGGCAAGCTTGCAACTTATTCTCGATCGGCATCGGTTCGGACTGCATTGATTGAAGCAGGATTGAAAATTGGAACGATTCCGCTCGGAGAATTGCATCTACCGCATGATTGGGCGCAAGGTACGATCGCGACTTGGAACTCTGAAACCTTGCATCCTTTATCTCAAATGGAACAAGAGCATTTAAACACTCGTGCAGCAATTCCTTATCGCGATCGTACACTCCACGATTCAGCCGAGGAAATTTTAAAACGACATGAACAAGAACAGCGATCGAGCAAGGTAGAATCAACCTCAAGTTGGCGCAGAAGGTGGAACATCAAATGA
- a CDS encoding peptidoglycan-binding protein (similar to AA sequence:cyanobase_aa:LBDG_29420) → MNLNTIASGTAIVSLTTARNNQSLVRELQQRLTTLGFQPGPIDGIWGNRTQSAFTAFITRNQLKANEISPRTAQLLLGIQPRPATPTPAPRPTPAPTPTNPAILQPSHSPTAYNLNADSRADPSTARNFNADPSTHTDSYTSPIPCSNWTSICSTDPSHPNRTARDRFRGFHLANEPNQCRSAFDSSNSARTRCNGTQSRSDRWTLGR, encoded by the coding sequence ATGAATCTCAATACCATTGCTTCGGGAACTGCGATCGTCTCCTTAACCACCGCTCGGAATAATCAAAGCTTAGTCAGAGAACTTCAACAACGATTAACCACTTTAGGATTTCAACCGGGTCCGATCGATGGTATTTGGGGCAACCGCACTCAAAGCGCCTTTACTGCATTCATCACCCGCAATCAACTCAAAGCAAACGAAATAAGCCCCCGTACAGCCCAATTATTGCTAGGGATTCAACCTCGTCCCGCAACTCCCACGCCCGCCCCACGCCCCACGCCCGCCCCAACCCCAACTAATCCAGCCATTCTCCAACCGAGCCATTCTCCAACCGCCTACAACCTCAACGCCGACTCCCGCGCCGACCCCTCGACCGCCCGCAACTTCAACGCCGACCCCAGCACCCACACCGACTCCTACACCAGTCCCATCCCCTGCTCCAACTGGACCTCGATTTGCTCCACCGACCCAAGCCATCCCAACAGGACTGCGCGCGATCGCTTCAGAGGTTTTCACCTGGCAAATGAGCCGAATCAGTGCAGATCAGCGTTTGACTCGTCAAATTCAGCAAGGACTAGATGCAATGGGACACAATCCAGGTCCGATCGATGGACTCTGGGGCGGTAG
- a CDS encoding hypothetical protein (hypothetical protein VIC_002325;~similar to AA sequence:cyanobase_aa:LBDG_29410) — protein MGHNPGPIDGLWGGRTQAGYVAFSRAYGFNSNELSPLAALMLLEPAIPRISVVRPPRSLTSQDFQNVARSIGCEVAAVRAVVDVEAAGSGFLRDGRPKILFEAHWFSEFTDGRFDDSNDDISSAVWNRALYIGGAGEWDRIYRAVNLNREAALKSASWGLGQIMGFNHPAAGYRDVESFVREMHESEGKQLTAMFNFIKSNRLDRFLINRDWAGFALRYNGESYRVNRYDEKLADAYNYWRNNVA, from the coding sequence ATGGGACACAATCCAGGTCCGATCGATGGACTCTGGGGCGGTAGAACACAAGCAGGCTATGTGGCGTTTTCGAGAGCCTATGGCTTTAACTCGAATGAGCTTTCACCGCTCGCAGCATTAATGTTGTTAGAGCCTGCAATTCCTCGGATTTCGGTCGTCCGTCCGCCGCGATCGCTCACTTCTCAAGATTTTCAGAATGTCGCTCGATCGATTGGTTGTGAAGTGGCAGCAGTCCGAGCAGTGGTCGATGTCGAGGCAGCCGGATCAGGGTTTCTACGCGATGGTAGACCGAAAATCTTATTTGAAGCACACTGGTTTTCAGAGTTCACCGATGGGCGGTTTGACGATAGCAATGATGATATTTCCAGTGCTGTTTGGAATCGTGCCCTCTATATTGGGGGTGCTGGCGAATGGGATCGAATCTATCGCGCCGTAAACTTAAACCGAGAAGCAGCGTTGAAATCCGCCTCTTGGGGTTTGGGTCAGATTATGGGTTTTAATCACCCTGCTGCGGGCTATCGGGACGTAGAATCGTTTGTGCGAGAGATGCACGAGAGCGAAGGGAAACAATTAACGGCAATGTTCAATTTCATCAAGAGCAATCGGCTCGATCGCTTCTTGATTAACCGCGATTGGGCAGGATTCGCGCTGCGATACAACGGAGAAAGCTACCGGGTGAATCGCTATGATGAAAAACTGGCGGATGCTTATAACTATTGGCGCAACAATGTAGCTTAG
- a CDS encoding hypothetical protein (similar to AA sequence:cyanobase_aa:Cyan7425_4509): MSRTPFDSFSKQFLEELLSPFGEVRINQEVAGESRFIDIRFIPSARSTEFASLGLLGRLARTDCLIEAFRNPPAPMEAKSCLTKLFLVQADLQRQARRDDRRFSDEALPWLWVLAPSASAEFLGKFPAYPQADWLRGIYFLGDIFNTAIIAINELPETPDTLWIRLLGRGRTQRRAITETLALPPDDQRRDIVLELLSNWKISLEVSLEFQRQEEPELMAQLSQAYLDWKLETERRAIQQGIQEGIQQGIQEGIQQGIQEGIQQGIQEGIQQERRSFVIRLLDRKVGALSESLHDRINVLSLDQLESLAIALLDFNTVEDLETWLSNATDQS; this comes from the coding sequence ATGAGCCGCACTCCTTTCGACAGTTTCAGCAAGCAATTTCTCGAAGAGCTACTTTCGCCTTTCGGTGAAGTCCGAATCAATCAAGAAGTTGCAGGAGAATCGCGGTTCATTGATATTCGGTTTATTCCATCTGCACGATCCACCGAGTTTGCCTCCTTGGGGTTACTTGGAAGACTAGCGAGAACGGACTGCTTGATCGAAGCCTTTCGCAATCCACCCGCACCGATGGAAGCGAAAAGCTGTCTGACTAAGCTTTTTTTAGTGCAAGCAGACTTACAGCGACAAGCAAGAAGAGACGATAGACGATTTTCTGATGAAGCCCTTCCTTGGCTCTGGGTTCTAGCTCCTTCTGCCTCCGCTGAGTTTTTAGGCAAATTTCCGGCATATCCCCAAGCCGATTGGCTTCGAGGCATCTATTTTCTAGGGGACATTTTCAATACTGCGATTATTGCGATTAACGAATTACCAGAAACGCCTGATACACTTTGGATTCGTCTTCTAGGACGCGGACGGACTCAGCGAAGAGCAATTACCGAAACATTAGCACTACCGCCTGATGACCAACGGAGAGATATTGTTCTAGAATTATTATCAAACTGGAAAATTAGTCTGGAAGTCAGTCTCGAATTTCAGCGACAGGAGGAACCGGAACTTATGGCACAACTTTCACAAGCTTATCTGGACTGGAAACTAGAAACTGAACGTCGTGCAATCCAACAAGGAATTCAAGAAGGCATCCAACAAGGAATTCAAGAAGGCATCCAACAAGGAATTCAAGAAGGCATCCAACAAGGAATTCAAGAAGGCATCCAACAAGAACGCCGATCGTTTGTTATCCGATTGCTCGATCGTAAAGTTGGAGCCTTATCTGAATCTTTGCACGATCGCATTAACGTCCTCAGTTTGGATCAACTCGAAAGTTTAGCGATCGCATTACTCGATTTCAATACCGTCGAAGATCTCGAAACCTGGCTGAGCAATGCGACCGACCAATCCTAA